A window of the Streptomyces griseochromogenes genome harbors these coding sequences:
- a CDS encoding L-tyrosine/L-tryptophan isonitrile synthase family protein — protein sequence MLLTTAHPTRISTAILNLLLPHHRTTDRAPAPAEAFAHQHRRIAAFVREGVPVEFTLPAFPCKSPNPAKVLGRLPDQAERLSLRFLNTLCTEIERVYPPGARVVICSDGHVFGDLIRVPDRHIDAYADELRTLIDDLALGRLSVFDLRDVFGPLAHDAKRARVHDRYAPPVAALRAQVRSDEPTLALYRGITRFLVEDATDFSGTRSALQRECRERAYGVIQRSRAWGTLIAEHHPRAVRLSIHPQPVGAAKFGIRLLDAPDAWTTPWHSAALLRPDGTWTLLPRARAAGLGRLVHRGTRPSHFEQR from the coding sequence ATGCTGCTGACGACCGCCCACCCCACGCGCATCAGCACCGCGATCCTGAACCTGCTGCTGCCGCACCACCGCACGACCGACCGCGCACCCGCGCCCGCGGAGGCGTTCGCGCACCAGCACCGCCGGATCGCCGCCTTCGTGCGCGAGGGCGTGCCCGTGGAGTTCACCCTGCCCGCCTTCCCCTGCAAGTCGCCCAACCCGGCCAAGGTGCTGGGCCGGCTGCCCGACCAGGCGGAGCGCCTGTCCCTGCGGTTCCTGAACACGCTGTGCACCGAGATCGAGCGGGTCTACCCGCCCGGTGCCCGGGTGGTCATCTGTTCCGACGGCCATGTCTTCGGCGATCTCATCCGTGTCCCCGACCGGCACATCGACGCCTACGCCGACGAACTACGCACACTCATCGACGACTTGGCCCTCGGCAGACTCTCCGTCTTCGACCTTCGCGACGTCTTCGGGCCGCTCGCGCACGACGCGAAACGCGCCCGCGTCCACGACCGGTACGCCCCGCCGGTGGCGGCCCTGCGCGCCCAGGTCAGGTCCGACGAGCCCACCCTCGCCCTGTACCGGGGCATCACCCGCTTCCTCGTCGAGGACGCAACGGACTTTTCCGGCACACGTTCCGCCCTCCAACGCGAGTGCCGGGAACGGGCCTACGGCGTCATCCAGCGCAGCCGGGCCTGGGGCACCCTCATCGCCGAGCACCACCCCCGTGCCGTGCGCCTGTCCATCCATCCCCAGCCGGTCGGCGCCGCCAAGTTCGGCATCCGCCTGCTCGACGCGCCCGACGCCTGGACCACCCCCTGGCACTCGGCCGCGCTCCTGAGGCCCGACGGCACCTGGACCCTGCTGCCCCGGGCCCGGGCCGCCGGGCTGGGCCGACTGGTCCACCGCGGCACCAGGCCCAGCCACTTCGAACAGCGCTGA
- a CDS encoding cytochrome P450 family protein: protein MTTLEPLPDPVPLTGCPYKADPYPLYERMREAGPVHRVLFPSGVQAWLVTGYDAAHAALNDDRLGKNHDRGNDRWRARASIMPEPQHSQLQAHLLHQDPPVHTRMRRFVTDAFTPRRVERLRPRFQELADAVVDALPESGPADLVAGFAARFPFLVLAEVIGLPQELAARFDRDWGKVVQPVGPTDPGRPLYEARLHGLQSYIADVVAHKRDHGDDDLLGRLVVARDRGELSQEELDSMIFQLLVAGQEPVTNQITTALIALFRNPEQLARLREEPGLLPRAVEELFRYDSAFELTTWRFFDKDSDLHGTGIPAGDSVIVSLCAANRDPERFPDPDTLDLDRTPNPHLAFGHGIHFCPGAALARAELQIALGTLLTRLPGLHLAVADEDIAWIPAVLGRGTNQLPAGYDRRL, encoded by the coding sequence ATGACCACCCTGGAACCCCTGCCCGACCCGGTCCCGTTGACGGGCTGCCCCTACAAGGCCGACCCGTACCCTCTGTACGAGCGGATGCGCGAGGCCGGTCCGGTCCACCGTGTCCTCTTCCCGAGCGGCGTACAGGCCTGGCTGGTCACCGGCTACGACGCCGCGCACGCGGCGCTGAACGACGACCGCCTCGGCAAGAACCACGACCGGGGCAACGACCGGTGGCGGGCCCGGGCCTCGATCATGCCCGAGCCGCAGCACTCCCAGCTCCAGGCCCACCTCCTCCACCAGGACCCGCCGGTCCACACCCGGATGCGGCGCTTCGTCACCGACGCGTTCACCCCGCGCCGCGTCGAACGGCTCCGGCCCCGGTTCCAGGAACTGGCCGACGCCGTCGTCGACGCGCTCCCCGAGAGCGGCCCCGCCGACCTCGTGGCAGGCTTCGCCGCCCGCTTCCCCTTCCTGGTCCTCGCCGAAGTCATCGGTCTGCCACAGGAGTTGGCGGCTCGCTTCGACCGGGACTGGGGCAAGGTCGTCCAGCCGGTCGGCCCCACCGATCCCGGCCGCCCGCTGTACGAGGCCCGGCTCCACGGCCTGCAGAGCTACATCGCGGACGTCGTCGCGCACAAGCGGGACCACGGGGACGACGACCTGCTCGGCCGCCTGGTCGTGGCCCGCGACCGTGGCGAACTGTCGCAGGAGGAGCTGGACTCGATGATCTTCCAGCTGCTGGTTGCCGGACAGGAGCCGGTGACGAATCAGATCACCACGGCCCTGATCGCCCTGTTCCGCAACCCGGAGCAGCTGGCCCGACTGCGCGAGGAGCCGGGCCTGCTGCCCCGCGCGGTGGAGGAACTCTTTCGCTACGACAGCGCCTTCGAGCTGACGACCTGGCGGTTCTTCGACAAGGACAGCGATCTGCACGGCACCGGGATCCCGGCCGGAGACTCGGTGATCGTCTCCCTGTGCGCAGCCAACCGTGACCCGGAACGCTTCCCCGACCCCGACACCCTCGACCTCGACCGCACCCCGAACCCCCACCTCGCCTTCGGCCACGGCATCCACTTCTGCCCCGGCGCCGCGCTCGCCCGTGCCGAACTCCAGATCGCCCTGGGCACCCTCCTCACCAGGCTGCCCGGTCTCCATCTGGCCGTCGCGGACGAGGACATCGCGTGGATCCCGGCCGTCCTCGGCCGTGGCACGAACCAACTGCCGGCCGGCTACGACCGACGGCTGTGA
- the asnB gene encoding asparagine synthase (glutamine-hydrolyzing), whose product MCGITGWASFHGDARTQTPVIEAMTATLAPRGPDAGGRWLGEHAAIGHRRLAVIDLEGGTQPMTDRPDEPALVLAYSGEVYNHHRLRAELRGRGHVFRTRSDTEVVLRAYAEWGEAVAEHLEGMFAFAVWDEREQRLLLVRDRLGVKPLFWAPVDGGLAFASEPKALFAHPEIRPRVDADGLREAYSLLFNTGPTLWSGVREVEPGGLLVLDRDGLRERRYWQLEAVPHTDDRDTTVERIHDLVGSAARSQLEADVPLCALLSGGLDSTVLTALLADELRLREGPQARMRSYAVDYSDQAERFTGDVLRTGHDTPYAIEAGAFIGTDHSTVVLDPRALLDPEHRKAVVAARDSPIGVGDMDTSLYLLFGEIRQHSTVALSGEAADEVFGGYPWFHSPRALAAATFPWLLVTGDEAAMPLNPELDLRIGEFRDDTYRTALAAVPHLDGESPVEHRQRELQHLSLTRWLRQLLHRKDRLSMAQGLEVRVPYCDHRLVEYAFSAPWALKSHDGREKSLLRAAGAGLAPHSVLYRPKNHYPATHHPDYNRGLQQLARDALSVEQVRALADETRIKPCLDTPPDRLEWGHRLRLERVVDLALWLDHHRPELAL is encoded by the coding sequence ATGTGCGGAATCACCGGCTGGGCGTCCTTCCACGGCGACGCCCGCACCCAGACCCCGGTCATCGAGGCCATGACCGCCACCCTCGCCCCGCGCGGCCCCGACGCGGGGGGCCGCTGGCTCGGCGAGCACGCCGCGATCGGCCACCGCCGACTGGCCGTCATCGACCTCGAAGGCGGCACCCAGCCCATGACCGACCGGCCCGACGAGCCGGCCCTCGTGCTCGCCTACAGCGGCGAGGTCTACAACCACCACCGGCTGCGCGCCGAGTTGCGCGGCCGGGGACATGTCTTCCGCACCCGCAGCGACACCGAAGTGGTGCTGCGCGCGTACGCCGAATGGGGCGAGGCCGTGGCCGAGCACCTGGAGGGCATGTTCGCCTTCGCCGTCTGGGACGAACGCGAGCAGCGGCTGCTGCTGGTCCGGGACCGGCTCGGCGTCAAACCCCTGTTCTGGGCGCCCGTCGACGGCGGCCTCGCCTTCGCCTCCGAGCCGAAGGCGCTGTTCGCCCACCCGGAGATACGGCCCCGGGTGGACGCCGACGGCCTGCGGGAGGCGTACAGCCTGCTGTTCAACACCGGGCCGACGCTGTGGTCCGGCGTACGGGAGGTCGAGCCCGGCGGACTGCTCGTCCTGGACCGGGACGGCCTCCGCGAGCGCCGCTACTGGCAGCTGGAGGCCGTGCCCCACACGGACGACCGGGACACGACCGTGGAGCGGATCCATGACCTGGTCGGCTCGGCAGCGCGCAGCCAGCTGGAGGCCGACGTCCCGCTGTGCGCCCTGTTGTCCGGCGGCCTCGACTCCACCGTCCTGACCGCCCTGCTCGCGGACGAACTCCGCCTGCGCGAGGGACCGCAAGCCCGCATGCGCAGCTACGCCGTCGACTACAGCGACCAGGCCGAGCGGTTCACCGGCGACGTCCTGCGCACCGGCCACGACACCCCGTACGCCATCGAGGCCGGTGCCTTCATCGGCACCGACCACAGCACGGTCGTCCTCGATCCGCGCGCCCTCCTCGACCCCGAGCACCGCAAGGCCGTCGTCGCCGCCCGGGACTCGCCCATCGGCGTCGGCGACATGGACACCTCCCTCTACCTGCTCTTCGGCGAGATCCGGCAGCATTCGACCGTCGCCCTGTCCGGCGAGGCCGCCGACGAGGTCTTCGGCGGCTACCCCTGGTTCCACAGCCCCAGGGCGCTCGCCGCCGCCACCTTCCCCTGGCTGCTGGTGACGGGCGACGAGGCCGCGATGCCGCTCAACCCCGAACTCGACCTGCGCATCGGCGAGTTCCGCGACGACACCTATCGCACCGCCCTCGCCGCCGTACCCCACCTGGACGGCGAGAGTCCCGTCGAACACCGGCAGCGTGAGCTCCAACACCTGTCCCTGACCCGCTGGCTGCGCCAGCTCCTGCACCGCAAGGACCGGTTGAGCATGGCCCAGGGACTCGAGGTGCGGGTGCCGTACTGCGACCACCGGCTCGTCGAGTACGCCTTCTCCGCGCCCTGGGCCCTCAAGAGCCACGACGGCCGGGAGAAGAGCCTGCTGCGCGCCGCGGGAGCGGGCCTCGCGCCGCACTCGGTGCTGTACCGCCCCAAGAACCACTACCCGGCCACCCACCACCCCGACTACAACCGCGGCCTCCAGCAGCTGGCACGCGACGCCCTGTCCGTCGAGCAGGTCCGCGCCCTGGCCGACGAGACCCGCATCAAGCCCTGCCTCGACACCCCGCCCGACCGGCTGGAGTGGGGTCACCGGCTGCGCCTGGAACGCGTCGTCGACCTCGCCCTGTGGCTGGACCACCACCGTCCCGAACTCGCTCTGTGA
- a CDS encoding MFS transporter, producing MTHQGPGSERPGDIPGGEDHWTLVGLAGLLSFVAMLDMNIVNVALADIADGLRVSATTAQWAVLGYQLPVVALLLPAGRWLDGVGMRPAVLAATAGFGLCSALAALAPWAAWLIAARLAQGVFAAALFVLMPVLAIRSVRPRMRGRAMSVPATLGPLGAVTGPALGGLLLDRFGWHSVFLVKLPFCVLAFVVAWWAMPRDGALRPPDRRSSWDALLVACGVAVLLLSLTSAADGPAWLVLAVAAAAPLWWWLRGPGGRPVAGVLRTSGLLGAHAAVLALAAGFAAMHYVVALHLQRDEHVSATTTGLTVLAFPLAMGLAGPLGGRLADSCGARPTAVSGAAVTAAGLLLLVSLGDGWSPAQVAWRLALAGLGMGLHGGPAQALVMGAAPPDRTATVGSTVQLARSLGFTLGPALATAAWALGGVRAGLCLAAGAACLAVPLLALSGRRTAAGPAKTTVPDQPTDPVSP from the coding sequence GTGACACACCAGGGGCCCGGCTCGGAACGGCCCGGCGACATACCCGGCGGTGAGGACCACTGGACGCTGGTGGGGCTGGCGGGCCTGCTGTCGTTCGTGGCGATGCTCGACATGAACATCGTCAACGTGGCCCTCGCGGACATCGCCGACGGCCTGCGGGTGTCCGCGACCACTGCGCAGTGGGCCGTGCTGGGCTACCAACTCCCGGTGGTGGCACTGCTGTTGCCTGCCGGTCGGTGGCTGGACGGCGTGGGGATGCGTCCGGCCGTGCTCGCCGCGACCGCGGGCTTCGGCCTGTGCAGCGCGCTCGCCGCCCTCGCGCCCTGGGCGGCCTGGCTGATCGCCGCCCGGCTGGCACAGGGCGTCTTCGCCGCCGCGCTGTTCGTGCTGATGCCGGTCCTCGCGATCCGTTCGGTACGGCCGCGGATGCGCGGACGGGCGATGAGTGTTCCCGCCACCTTGGGGCCGCTCGGCGCGGTCACCGGGCCGGCCCTGGGGGGACTGCTGCTGGATCGTTTCGGCTGGCACTCCGTGTTCCTGGTCAAGCTCCCGTTCTGCGTGCTCGCGTTCGTGGTGGCGTGGTGGGCGATGCCGCGGGACGGGGCGCTGCGCCCGCCCGACCGGCGGTCGTCATGGGACGCGCTGCTGGTCGCGTGCGGTGTGGCCGTGCTGCTGCTGTCGCTGACCTCGGCGGCGGACGGCCCGGCGTGGCTGGTGCTCGCGGTCGCCGCCGCGGCGCCGCTGTGGTGGTGGCTGCGCGGCCCGGGCGGCCGCCCGGTGGCCGGCGTGCTGCGGACCTCGGGGCTGCTCGGGGCGCACGCCGCCGTGCTGGCGCTCGCGGCCGGATTCGCCGCGATGCACTACGTCGTCGCCTTGCACCTGCAACGCGACGAACATGTCAGCGCCACGACGACCGGCCTCACCGTCCTCGCCTTCCCGCTCGCCATGGGCCTGGCCGGGCCGCTCGGCGGGCGCCTGGCCGACTCCTGCGGTGCCCGGCCGACGGCGGTCTCCGGAGCCGCCGTCACCGCGGCCGGTCTGCTGCTGCTCGTGTCCCTCGGCGACGGCTGGTCGCCGGCGCAGGTGGCCTGGCGGCTGGCACTGGCCGGCCTCGGCATGGGCCTGCACGGCGGACCGGCCCAGGCCCTGGTCATGGGCGCGGCGCCGCCTGACCGGACGGCCACCGTCGGTTCCACGGTGCAGCTCGCCCGCAGTCTCGGCTTCACGCTCGGCCCCGCGCTGGCCACCGCCGCCTGGGCCCTCGGCGGGGTGCGGGCCGGGCTGTGCCTGGCCGCGGGCGCCGCCTGTCTCGCCGTACCCCTGCTCGCACTGTCCGGCCGCCGGACCGCCGCCGGCCCCGCGAAGACCACAGTCCCCGATCAGCCCACCGACCCCGTCTCTCCCTGA
- a CDS encoding ABC transporter ATP-binding protein, with the protein MRIDIEDLHVAYAGRTVVAGARLIAEQGEITGLVGPNGSGKSTLLRTVYRHLRPTAGRVLLAGTDLRELTPVQSARHVAALPQERDSDFELSVREVVAMGRTPYKRAFAGEDAADRDTVARALADVGMAEHAGRRFTALSGGERQRVLLARAFAQDPDVLVLDEPTNHLDIRHQVELLALLRAQRRTTLVSLHDLNAAASVCDRVHVLHAGAVVASGPPRDVLTPALMAEVFGVRAAVVDHPLTGDPLIAFDHRDPAPAGNSPASPPDLWDGAADRRPVHHDEGRKGDTPGARLGTARRHTRR; encoded by the coding sequence TTGAGGATCGACATCGAGGACCTGCACGTCGCCTACGCGGGCCGCACGGTCGTGGCCGGAGCCCGGCTCATCGCCGAGCAGGGCGAGATCACGGGCCTGGTCGGTCCGAACGGCAGCGGCAAGTCGACGCTCCTGCGCACCGTCTACCGGCACCTGAGACCGACCGCCGGACGCGTGCTGCTCGCGGGCACCGATCTGCGCGAGCTGACCCCCGTCCAGTCGGCGCGGCACGTGGCGGCCCTGCCGCAGGAGCGTGACAGCGACTTCGAGCTGAGCGTGCGCGAAGTCGTCGCCATGGGCCGTACGCCCTACAAGCGGGCCTTCGCCGGGGAGGACGCCGCCGACCGGGACACCGTCGCGCGGGCGCTGGCCGACGTCGGCATGGCGGAGCACGCCGGGCGCCGCTTCACGGCCCTGTCGGGCGGCGAACGCCAACGGGTGCTGCTGGCCCGCGCGTTCGCCCAGGACCCGGACGTGCTGGTGCTGGACGAGCCGACCAACCATCTCGACATCCGCCACCAGGTCGAGCTGCTGGCCCTGCTGCGCGCCCAGCGGCGTACGACCCTGGTGTCGCTGCACGACCTCAACGCGGCCGCCTCCGTGTGCGACCGGGTCCATGTGCTGCACGCAGGGGCCGTGGTCGCCTCCGGCCCGCCCCGCGACGTCCTCACCCCGGCGCTGATGGCCGAGGTCTTCGGCGTACGGGCGGCCGTGGTCGACCACCCCCTCACCGGGGACCCGCTGATCGCCTTCGACCACCGGGATCCGGCACCGGCCGGGAACTCACCGGCCTCTCCTCCCGACTTGTGGGACGGGGCCGCCGACCGGCGGCCCGTCCACCACGACGAGGGGCGGAAGGGTGACACACCAGGGGCCCGGCTCGGAACGGCCCGGCGACATACCCGGCGGTGA
- a CDS encoding FecCD family ABC transporter permease encodes MLTTPTASRRTTAGARTLPVVPLALVLAVALVAALTAAVAWGSTSIPPAEVWSVVGRRLSGQAPRPGTDDLIVWQLRVPRALLAALVGAGLGLVGTAVQALVRNPLADPYLLGISNGASLGAVAALVLGIGAGGTLGLGLSGAAFAGALATFALVWAVARRGGGFAPLRLVLAGVAIGQFLSGFTSYLVLRAGDEQQTHSVLFWLMGSLGGANWQLLAVPAVTVPAALLWLQARARGLNALLMGDETAAGLGIDVGRLRRELFTVTSVLTGVLVAVSGAIAFVALMVPHVCRLLVGGDHRRLLPVSALCGALLLVVVDIVCRTAMDTQELPVGVVTSLLGAPALLYLLDRRLGSGR; translated from the coding sequence GTGCTGACCACGCCGACCGCGTCCCGCCGTACGACGGCAGGGGCGCGGACTCTTCCCGTGGTGCCGCTCGCGCTGGTCCTGGCCGTGGCCCTGGTGGCCGCTCTGACCGCCGCCGTCGCCTGGGGCTCGACCTCCATCCCGCCCGCCGAGGTGTGGAGCGTGGTGGGACGCCGGCTCTCCGGCCAGGCGCCACGACCGGGTACCGACGACCTCATCGTGTGGCAACTGCGCGTCCCCCGCGCCCTGCTCGCGGCACTCGTCGGCGCGGGCCTCGGCCTGGTCGGCACCGCCGTGCAGGCCCTGGTGCGCAACCCGCTCGCAGACCCCTACCTGCTCGGCATCTCCAACGGCGCCTCCCTCGGCGCGGTCGCCGCACTGGTGCTCGGCATCGGCGCGGGCGGCACCCTGGGCCTCGGCCTGTCCGGCGCGGCCTTCGCCGGAGCGCTGGCCACCTTCGCCCTGGTGTGGGCGGTGGCCCGGCGCGGCGGCGGTTTCGCGCCGCTCAGGCTGGTCCTTGCCGGGGTGGCGATCGGCCAGTTCCTGTCCGGCTTCACCAGCTACCTGGTGCTCCGGGCCGGGGACGAGCAGCAGACGCACAGCGTCCTGTTCTGGCTGATGGGCAGCCTCGGCGGGGCGAACTGGCAACTGCTCGCCGTACCGGCGGTGACCGTACCGGCGGCGCTGCTGTGGCTGCAGGCACGCGCCCGGGGGCTGAACGCCCTGCTGATGGGCGACGAGACGGCCGCCGGGCTCGGCATCGACGTCGGCAGGCTGCGCCGCGAGCTGTTCACGGTGACCAGCGTCCTGACCGGCGTTCTGGTCGCGGTCTCCGGCGCGATCGCCTTCGTCGCGCTGATGGTGCCGCACGTGTGCCGTCTGCTCGTCGGCGGCGACCACCGCCGGCTGCTGCCCGTCTCCGCGCTGTGCGGCGCCCTGCTGCTGGTGGTGGTCGACATCGTCTGCCGTACCGCCATGGACACCCAGGAGCTGCCGGTCGGCGTGGTGACCTCGCTGCTCGGGGCTCCCGCCCTGCTGTATCTGCTGGACCGGCGCCTGGGGAGCGGACGTTGA
- a CDS encoding ABC transporter substrate-binding protein encodes MRFRGWGGTAALVLGGLLAAGCGGGNGTADESDGQADRAGSGSYPVTVSDCTGAKTTFSTAPKKIVTSNASGLELLLRLGAGDRVIGTGFPPGKGTLPAGLDAQAQKTEVLGRSVIPKEKLLGSGADLYLDTFAAMGAMGGSGMGDAPTEEEFKAAGIKHVYLKSTACAAQGKGPVTDLSAVEADITSLGAVTGTSARAKDIVAGMEKKVAAVRKAVGGTPDSARPSYFFFDYDAGTKQPTVTCNRQIANAVIGLAGARNVFADCDGDFKQVGWEDVIAKNPDWIQLGVRDRGSDAANRKAFDEAENWLKSNPATKGLKAVREGHFVRVGSERTTIAGVENADTVEAIAKTLHPGKVG; translated from the coding sequence ATGCGTTTTCGTGGGTGGGGCGGTACCGCGGCCCTCGTGCTGGGCGGCCTGCTGGCGGCGGGCTGCGGCGGCGGGAACGGCACGGCGGACGAGAGCGACGGGCAGGCCGATCGTGCCGGCTCCGGTTCCTATCCGGTGACGGTGTCCGACTGCACGGGAGCGAAGACGACGTTCTCCACCGCTCCGAAGAAGATCGTCACCAGCAACGCCTCCGGTCTCGAACTGCTCCTCCGCCTCGGCGCGGGGGACCGGGTGATCGGCACCGGCTTCCCGCCCGGCAAGGGCACGCTGCCCGCCGGCCTCGACGCACAGGCACAGAAGACCGAGGTCCTCGGCCGGAGCGTGATCCCCAAGGAGAAACTCCTCGGCTCCGGTGCCGATCTGTACCTCGACACCTTCGCCGCCATGGGTGCCATGGGCGGCTCGGGCATGGGCGACGCGCCGACCGAGGAGGAGTTCAAAGCGGCCGGGATCAAGCACGTCTACCTCAAGTCCACCGCCTGCGCGGCGCAGGGCAAGGGCCCGGTCACCGATCTGTCCGCGGTCGAGGCCGACATCACCTCGCTCGGCGCGGTCACCGGGACGAGCGCCAGGGCGAAGGACATCGTCGCCGGGATGGAGAAGAAGGTGGCCGCCGTCCGCAAGGCGGTCGGTGGCACGCCCGACAGCGCGCGGCCGTCGTACTTCTTCTTCGACTACGACGCCGGGACCAAGCAGCCCACCGTCACCTGCAACCGGCAGATCGCCAACGCCGTGATCGGCCTCGCCGGGGCCCGCAACGTCTTCGCCGACTGCGACGGCGACTTCAAGCAGGTCGGCTGGGAGGACGTGATCGCCAAGAACCCGGACTGGATCCAGCTCGGGGTGCGCGACCGGGGCAGCGACGCGGCGAACCGCAAGGCCTTCGACGAAGCGGAGAACTGGCTCAAGTCCAACCCGGCCACCAAAGGCCTGAAGGCGGTCAGGGAGGGCCACTTCGTGCGCGTCGGCTCGGAGCGGACCACCATCGCGGGGGTGGAGAACGCCGACACGGTCGAGGCGATCGCCAAGACCCTCCACCCGGGGAAGGTCGGCTGA
- a CDS encoding sigma-70 family RNA polymerase sigma factor → MITPALPTSREHGAPCDRPVSTDESITAWALAARGGDAHAVEHFVRALHRDVQRFVAHLCADPQAVDDLAQDTFLRALGSLHRFEGRSSARAWLLSIARRAVIDSYRYAAARPRLSDVPDWQVAVELAQPRDLPGFDEGIALLDLLAALPDERREAFVLTQLAGLPYAEAAAASGCPVGTVRSRVARARATLMDLLADGGTSRAPGAAEEGVPAVVAA, encoded by the coding sequence GTGATCACTCCTGCCCTGCCCACCTCGCGCGAACACGGCGCCCCCTGCGACCGACCGGTGTCGACCGACGAGTCGATCACCGCGTGGGCCCTGGCCGCCCGGGGCGGCGACGCCCACGCGGTGGAGCACTTCGTGCGCGCGCTGCACCGCGACGTGCAGCGCTTTGTCGCCCATCTGTGCGCCGACCCTCAGGCCGTGGACGACCTGGCCCAGGACACGTTCCTGCGCGCGCTCGGCAGCCTGCACCGTTTCGAGGGCCGTTCCTCGGCGCGTGCCTGGCTGCTGTCCATCGCGCGGCGGGCCGTCATCGACAGCTACCGGTACGCCGCAGCCCGGCCCCGGCTGTCCGACGTCCCCGACTGGCAGGTGGCCGTGGAACTGGCCCAGCCGCGCGACCTGCCGGGCTTCGACGAGGGCATAGCCCTCCTCGACCTGCTGGCCGCGCTGCCCGACGAGCGCCGCGAGGCGTTCGTCCTCACCCAGCTGGCCGGCCTGCCGTACGCGGAGGCGGCCGCGGCGAGCGGCTGTCCGGTCGGCACGGTCCGCTCCCGGGTCGCGCGCGCCCGCGCCACCCTGATGGATCTGCTGGCCGACGGGGGCACCTCCCGCGCCCCCGGGGCGGCGGAGGAGGGCGTGCCCGCCGTCGTGGCGGCCTGA
- a CDS encoding copper chaperone PCu(A)C, with protein sequence MSERSPWHPTPRRLADAFLAALAPVAACVLALGGLTAWTGAGRAGSPARITVSNARVLLPYGDSTETAAFFDITNAGGANDRLVRVTSSRADGEVTLSRHRGTGSGAAAKTDVDSAVVLAGRVLTMAPHGLDVNLRAGARWRAGDLVPFTLHFERGGAVEVLAVVIRPSATAG encoded by the coding sequence ATGAGCGAGCGCAGCCCCTGGCACCCCACCCCGCGCCGGCTGGCCGACGCCTTCCTCGCCGCCCTCGCGCCCGTCGCCGCGTGCGTCCTCGCCCTGGGCGGCCTGACGGCCTGGACCGGCGCCGGACGAGCGGGCAGTCCGGCCCGGATCACCGTCTCGAACGCGCGGGTCCTGCTGCCGTACGGCGACAGCACGGAGACGGCCGCGTTCTTCGACATCACCAACGCGGGCGGCGCGAACGACCGGCTGGTGCGGGTCACCTCTTCCCGCGCCGACGGCGAGGTCACGCTCAGCCGGCACCGCGGCACCGGCTCGGGAGCCGCAGCCAAGACGGACGTGGACTCCGCCGTCGTCCTGGCGGGCCGTGTGCTGACCATGGCACCGCACGGCCTGGACGTGAACCTGCGTGCCGGCGCCCGCTGGCGGGCCGGCGACCTCGTGCCGTTCACCCTGCACTTCGAGCGCGGCGGGGCGGTCGAGGTGCTCGCGGTGGTGATCCGTCCGAGCGCGACGGCCGGCTGA